Genomic window (Arachis hypogaea cultivar Tifrunner chromosome 13, arahy.Tifrunner.gnm2.J5K5, whole genome shotgun sequence):
ACCAACGATGGTGATGGAAGTCAGAAGTTTTTTGGGCTTAGCCGGATATTACCGGAGATTTATTGAAGGATTTTCCCGGATTGCCCTACCGATGACCAAGTTGACAAGGAAGGAGGCGCCGTTTGTGTGGACATCAGAATGTGAAGAAAGTTTTCAGACCTTGAAACAAAGGTTAACTTCAACGCCTCTTTTGATTTTACCGGAACCGCATGAACagtttgaggtgtattgtgatgcatcaCTGAAGGGTTTGGGTTGCATGTTGATGCAACACCAGAATGCGGTGGCATACGCATCGCGTCAGCTGAGACTGCATGAGGTAaattacccaactcatgacttggaattagcggcaattgtgtttgcattgaagatttggaggcaccaCTTGTACGGAGTGAGGTTTAGCTTCTTTTCTTAACATACGAGTCTCAAGTATATCTTTGATCAGAAAAAGctcaatatgcgtcagaggaggtggatggagttgctaAAGGATTATAATTTTGAATTGAGTTATCACCCTGGGAAGGCGAATATGGTGGCGGATGCATTGAGTTGGAAGTCTTTAACAGTagcttggatgagaatcaaggaagagGAGTTAGTGGATTAGTTTGTGGATCTTAAGCTAgatattggtgaagttgccgGAAGAGCTTGTTTGAATCAGTTACAGATTTCAAGTACATTTAAAATAGAGATTCAGAGGTCTCAGCAAGATAAGCAAAAGCTTCAACAATTATTTCAACCAATTGGTAAGAAGAGGCATGGAGAATTCACTAGGGATGGTGAAGGAATTTGGAGGTATAAAGGGAGAATTTGTGTGCCGAATGTCGGGAGTCTGAGACAAGAATTGTTGTCGGAAGCTCACAAAAGTGGGTTTCCATTCACCCAGGAAGTACGAAGATGTACTatgacttaaagaagatgttctggtggcctgggatGAAAGGTGATGCAGCTACAGTTGTGTCTAAGTGCCTGACTTGTCAGAAGGTAAAGATAGAGCATCAAAAACCGTCAGGAATGTTACAGCCACTTGAtattcctcagtggaagtgggaaggaattgcaaTGGAATTTGTGACTGGTTTACCAAGGACTAGGTCAGGATTTGATACGGTTTGTgtgatcgtggatcgcttaaccaaatccgcTCATTTTCTGCTTATCCGAGTAAACTATTCTAtggaggaattggcaagattgtaCATCAAGGAGATTGTGAGATTGCACGGTGTGCCATCGAGCATAGTGTCAgaccgtgatccccgattcacaacaaggttttggggagctttccaaaaggctttcggtacgaagctatgtctcagcactgcatatcatccacaaacggaTGGCCTGTCGGAAAGGACTATTCAAATGTTGGAAGATATGCTGAGGGcgtgtgttttggatcaacccaGAAGTTGGGACtgttacatgccattggtggagtttgcgtacaacaatAGCTTTCATGCGAGCATCGGGATGGCTTCCTATAAGGCTTTGTATGGACGGAAGTGCCAATCTCCACTTTGTTAGTATGAGACTACTGAAGCAAGTGTTTTGGCTCCTGATTTGGTAGCAGAGACtactaagaagattaagaagatTCAGGTGAAGATTTTAACTGCATAGAGTCGACAAAAAAGTTATGCGGATTAGAGAAGGAAACCATTGGGATTTGAAGAGCATGTATTTCTGAGAGTTACACCAACAACTGGGATTGGAAGAGCAATCAaaacaaagaagttgaatccgaggtatataggaccgtttgagattctgaGGCGATTTGGGCCGGTGGCATATCAAGTAGCTTTGCTGCCTCACTTGTCTAACTTGTATGACGTATTCCACATGTCACAACTCTGTAAGTACACGTcggatgcggctcatgtgttGGATCCCGAGTCGGTTGAGTTGAGGGAGAACTTGACTTTTCAAGTAACGCCGGTGCGTATTGACGACACCAATGTAAAGAAGTTACGTGAAAAAGAAGTTCAGTTGGTTAAAGTTGCTTGGAAGCTGATGGGTGGAAAAATGCCAGTTAAGAATttccaaaaatt
Coding sequences:
- the LOC140177660 gene encoding uncharacterized protein, translating into MYYDLKKMFWWPGMKGDAATVVSKCLTCQKVKIEHQKPSGMLQPLDIPQWKWEGIAMEFVTGLPRTRSGFDTYETTEASVLAPDLVAETTKKIKKIQRRKPLGFEEHVFLRVTPTTGIGRAIKTKKLNPRYIGPFEILRRFGPVAYQVALLPHLSNLYDVFHMSQLCKYTSDAAHVLDPESVELRENLTFQVTPVRIDDTNVKKLREKEVQLVKVAWKLMGGKMPVKNFQKLFSKMALQAQS